The DNA segment GCCGTTTTCGTCGCGCTTTATCTCGTGTGTCTTGCCGCCCAAAAATACGCGCGTTTCCATAGGCTCGCGAAGCGGGTCTATCGAAGGATTGGTGACCTGAGACGCGTTAAGAAGCATCTTGTCGAAGTATACGGGATACTTCTCGGGATTGCCCATGCTTGAAAGAAGCACGCCGCCGCTCGACGCCTGCTTGTATATTTCCGTTATCTCCTTTTGTCCCCAGTTCGCGTTCTCCTTGAACGTATGCGGCGATTTTACTATCTTTATCGCGCGCGTGGGGCAGAGCGTTGCGCAGCGGTGGCAGTTGACGCACTTTAAATCGTCCGATATCATCCTGTCCTTTTCGGGCAGATACGTATGCACTTCGTTTGCGCACTGACGCTCGCACACGCGGCATCTTATGCATCTGTCGGGATCTCTTAAGACCTCGTATTCGGGGTACATAAACTGTATTGCCATTTTTTACACCTCCGACGCGTTCTTGTCAAGCGTTACGATTACTGCCTCGCCTCCGCGCGGAGCGCGTATAGAGTCAAGGTCCGACTCTATTATCCTTATGGCGGACTCTTCGCTTGCCATATATACCATATCGCCCTTTTCTCCCACTACCATCGAGCGAAGCTTCAGCCTGTCGTTTAAAGCCATAAGTCCGCCGTTAAAACCCACGAGTATCGAAAACGGGCCTGTAATAAGCTGAGACGCGAACATATCTCTGAGATATTCATGGCGTTCTCTCTCGGGCTTGTCCATCTGCTCTATCGTTTGCCAGAAGGGCGCGGCAACGACCGACGCCACTTCGGAAAGCGTAAGACCCACTTTTCTGTGCAGATAATCGAATATGTACGTTATTACCTCCGTATCCGTCTGAAGCGTACACTTGTAGCCATACATCTCTATTGCGCGACGGTTCGCATCGTATGACGATATCTCGCCGTTATGGACTATTGAATAATCTAAAAGCGCAAACGGGTGCGCGCCTCCCCACCAGCCCGGCGTATTCGTGGGGTATCGTCCGTGAGCGGTGAAGCAGTAGCCCTCGTATTCTTCGAGACGATAAAAGCGCCCCACATCCTCGGGAAAGCCGACGGCCTTGAAAACGCCCATGTTCTTGCCCGACGAAAAGATATAAGCGCCGTCGATATCCGTATTTATGCGAAAAACGCATTTTACCACGAATTCCTCCTCCGAAAGCTGGCTCTCCGCAAGCTTAGTAGGCAGCGGCAGCACGAAATAACGCCAGATAAGCGGCTCGTTAGTTATCTCTTTAACTTTTTTGGTCGGTATTTTCGAAAGGTTTATAATGTCAAAGTGACGCTCCAAAAACTCTTCGCACTCACGCTTTGCCTTGAGAGTGTCATAAAATATGTGAAAGGCGTAATAATCCTTATACTCCGGATATATGCCGTAGCCCGCAAAGCCGCCGCCCAGTCCGTTTGAGCGGTCATGCATTACCTCTATCGAGCGTATTATGCTCTCGCCCGAAAACCTTCTGCCCGAGCGGGAGAAGATCCCCGAAATGGCGCAGCCGGATGGAATACGTATCTCTCCCTCTTTTTTTATGTCATTCATTTTTTGCACCTCCGCGATCAAAAAACAAAAAAGGCGCTCACCCGAACGCACGTATGTCGTGTGTTCGAATGAACGCCTTTGTTCATTGTGAAGTCAGTATATACCCGAAAATGTCTCTTGTCAAGAGTTTTTAAAGATTTTTATATTTATGTAAACCTGCGCTCATTTTTTCCTTGAATGAAGATTTTTAAAAAAAGGGTTGACAAATGAAAAACGGCCGTGCTACAATGTCACCGTAAACAGCAAAGACGCTGTGTGTGGACATACCACGCACGGCGTTTTTTTGTTTTTTATAAAAAATTTGAGGTGAGCAAAAATGAGCAGACTAATAATACCCGAAGGCTATAAAAGCAGACTTTCCGTTTACGATACGCAAAAGGCCATCGGTCTTACAAAACGCATATTTGAAGATAACCTGAGGCGCGCGCTCAATCTTTCACGCGTATCCGCGCCGCTTTTTGTCGATCCCGATACCGGCCTCAACGATGATCTGAACGGCACGGAACGTGCAGTCAGCTTTGATATAAAGGAAACGGGGGGCGTCGGAGCTGTCGTTCACTCGCTTGCAAAGTGGAAGCGCATGGCGCTGTATAAATACGGCTTCTCCGTCGGCGAAGGACTTTACGCCGATATGAACGCCATACGCCGCGACGAGGAACTTGACAACCTCCACTCGATCTATGTAGATCAGTGGGACTGGGAAATGATAATAGACAGGCGTTCCCGCAATGAAGAATACTTAAAGGAGATAGTCATAAGGATTGTTGACTCGATATGCACCGCCAAGGAGCGCATAAACGACTTCTTCCCCGCGCTGATGACCTCGCTTTCGCGCGACGTTTCGTTCATAAGCTCAGAGGAGCTTTTAAAAATGTACCCGGACAAGACGCCCAAAGAACGTGAAAACGCTTATGTGCGCGAGCATAAAACGGCCTTTATCATGCATATAGGCGACACGCTCGCAGACGGCAAAGCGCACGACGGACGCGCCCCCGATTACGACGACTGGCGCCTAAACGGCGACATACTTTTCTGGAACGAGACACTTGGCTGCGCGTTTGAAGTGTCGAGCATGGGCATACGCGTCGACGCCGACTCGCTTTCATATCAGCTTGACAAATCGGGACATAACGAGCGCAGAAAGCTTATGTTCCATAAGCTTCTTTTGGATGGCACTCTCCCGCTGACAATGGGCGGCGGAATAGGCCAATCGAGATTATGCATGCTTATTTTGGAAAAAGCGCACATAGGAGAAGTGCAGGTATCTAT comes from the Clostridia bacterium genome and includes:
- a CDS encoding glutamine amidotransferase family protein, which encodes MKKEGEIRIPSGCAISGIFSRSGRRFSGESIIRSIEVMHDRSNGLGGGFAGYGIYPEYKDYYAFHIFYDTLKAKRECEEFLERHFDIINLSKIPTKKVKEITNEPLIWRYFVLPLPTKLAESQLSEEEFVVKCVFRINTDIDGAYIFSSGKNMGVFKAVGFPEDVGRFYRLEEYEGYCFTAHGRYPTNTPGWWGGAHPFALLDYSIVHNGEISSYDANRRAIEMYGYKCTLQTDTEVITYIFDYLHRKVGLTLSEVASVVAAPFWQTIEQMDKPERERHEYLRDMFASQLITGPFSILVGFNGGLMALNDRLKLRSMVVGEKGDMVYMASEESAIRIIESDLDSIRAPRGGEAVIVTLDKNASEV
- a CDS encoding aspartate--ammonia ligase; translated protein: MSRLIIPEGYKSRLSVYDTQKAIGLTKRIFEDNLRRALNLSRVSAPLFVDPDTGLNDDLNGTERAVSFDIKETGGVGAVVHSLAKWKRMALYKYGFSVGEGLYADMNAIRRDEELDNLHSIYVDQWDWEMIIDRRSRNEEYLKEIVIRIVDSICTAKERINDFFPALMTSLSRDVSFISSEELLKMYPDKTPKERENAYVREHKTAFIMHIGDTLADGKAHDGRAPDYDDWRLNGDILFWNETLGCAFEVSSMGIRVDADSLSYQLDKSGHNERRKLMFHKLLLDGTLPLTMGGGIGQSRLCMLILEKAHIGEVQVSIWDDKTLDECKSSGIELL